The following proteins are encoded in a genomic region of Salvelinus fontinalis isolate EN_2023a unplaced genomic scaffold, ASM2944872v1 scaffold_2558, whole genome shotgun sequence:
- the LOC129850968 gene encoding uncharacterized protein LOC129850968: GAESQHSNLVIILLMTTGCLGQDNWSVTYTPRKVCSLEGSSVTMPCSYTFPKGHKVTTAFWFKGQVPGAESLDLNLNPEYKGRVEYLGDSNQLCTLRITDLRESDSGTYSFLFGTDVNPGGWLGNPGVRLNVTGLQVDLTPDLALDGEWADLTCGSCFLSENPTYTWYRDKQRLNYTNKVKVMANYLELDPVGREDAGSYSCAVSGREDSPGPAVILVVG; this comes from the exons GGTGCCGAATCTCAACACTCCAACCTGGTAATCATCCTGCTCATGACTACAG GGTGTCTGGGTCAGGACAACTGGAGTGTGACTTACACCCCCAGGAAAGTCTGCTCCTTAGAGGGCTCTTCTGTGACCATGCCCTGCTCTTACACATTTCCCAAGGGTCACAAAGTCACAACAGCTTTCTGGTTCAAAGGTCAAGTGCCTGGTGCTGAGTCTCTGGATCTGAATTTGAACCCTGAGTACAAAGGTCGTGTGGAGTATCTAGGGGACAGTAATCAACTCTGTACACTGAgaatcacagacctgagagagagcgaTTCAGGAACCTACAGCTTCCTGTTTGGGACTGACGTCAATCCTGGGGGGTGGTTGGGGAATCCAGGAGTCAGGTTAAATGTGACAG GGCTCCAAGTTGATTTGACCCCTGACCTAGCTTTGGACGGTGAGTGGGCAGACCTCACCTGTGGCTCCTGCTTCTTGAGTGAAAATCCCACCTACACCTGGTACAGGGACAAACAGCGTTTGAACTACACCAACAAGGTCAAGGTTATGGCCAACTACCTGGAACTAGACCCGGTAGGCAGGGAGGATGCAGGCAGCTACTCCTGTGCGGTGAGCGGCAGAGAGGATTCCCCCGGTCCGGCAGTGATCCTTGTAGTGGGAT